One part of the Mariniflexile litorale genome encodes these proteins:
- a CDS encoding acyltransferase, whose protein sequence is MKQLPLIEGIRGYLALWVVFDHLLGFSGYGVSSLNFFFKIVRSGWYAVDIFIIISGFVIFYLLETKRETYKVFIIRRFFRLWPLFIILFFVAIPFSSIIIDNATGFSEIYQGVLIGDGKINERVVSWKDNMFWHILAHIPMLHGVLPDVILPYSPGAFLGPAWSISLEWQFYLIAPFLFILKNKCKKYGLILISLIFVVLCFLGQRIDDIQFGAFLPMHAEFFLLGIFSFYSFKWVYENKFFHNGKLFYIVIIITSLLYFILDFKLFYLPYFLWINFFALIVDYTTKKTFELKMIVFYLFESKPIKYLGKISYSIYLSHVLVIYITQYFIIEFLPNVSQKHHLLILGLFTVGLTVFFSGLLYKYLEVPLIKKGNVIAKKHGINLSYC, encoded by the coding sequence TTGAAACAATTACCATTAATAGAAGGGATACGGGGATATTTAGCTTTATGGGTAGTGTTTGATCATTTGCTGGGTTTTAGCGGTTATGGGGTGTCTAGTTTGAATTTCTTTTTTAAAATAGTACGTTCTGGTTGGTATGCAGTTGATATTTTTATTATTATAAGTGGTTTTGTAATATTTTATCTTCTTGAAACTAAAAGAGAGACTTATAAAGTTTTTATAATTAGACGTTTTTTTAGATTATGGCCATTATTTATAATTTTATTTTTTGTTGCTATACCATTTTCATCTATTATTATAGATAATGCTACTGGATTTTCAGAAATTTATCAAGGAGTTCTGATTGGGGATGGAAAAATCAATGAACGTGTTGTATCTTGGAAAGATAATATGTTTTGGCATATTTTGGCACATATACCAATGTTACATGGTGTTTTACCAGATGTGATATTACCGTATTCGCCTGGAGCTTTTTTAGGGCCTGCTTGGAGTATATCGTTAGAGTGGCAATTTTATTTAATAGCACCTTTTCTTTTCATTCTTAAGAATAAGTGCAAAAAATACGGTCTAATTTTAATTTCATTGATTTTTGTGGTATTGTGTTTTTTGGGGCAAAGAATTGATGATATACAATTTGGAGCTTTTTTACCCATGCATGCTGAATTTTTTTTATTAGGAATATTTTCTTTTTATTCTTTTAAATGGGTTTATGAAAATAAATTTTTCCATAATGGGAAATTGTTTTATATAGTCATAATTATAACGAGTCTTTTATATTTCATTCTCGATTTTAAGCTATTCTATTTGCCTTATTTTTTATGGATTAATTTCTTTGCGTTAATTGTTGATTACACAACAAAAAAGACGTTTGAATTAAAGATGATAGTATTTTATTTGTTTGAATCAAAACCAATTAAGTATTTAGGGAAAATTTCATATAGTATTTATTTATCTCATGTTTTAGTTATATATATTACTCAATATTTTATTATTGAGTTTTTACCGAACGTGTCTCAAAAACACCATTTACTTATTTTAGGATTGTTTACAGTAGGATTAACTGTTTTTTTTTCAGGGTTGTTGTATAAATATCTAGAAGTTCCTTTGATTAAAAAGGGGAATGTAATTGCTAAAAAACATGGAATTAATTTATCTTACTGTTGA
- a CDS encoding class I SAM-dependent methyltransferase, which produces MNKKINKLLSYFGVKLIRIKNKPNLAKEIVVESSGATLNSTVQEPYNQLPFSGEALEKLIASFNFQTVLDIGSGEGKHSDVLKARGKKVTSIDFGNSIYFDKRTDNHTCIVGDYYTYNFEEPFDAIWASHVLEHQPNPNLFLKKIFSDLKEGGVLAITVPPLKHEIVGGHVTLWNAGLLLYQLVMAGFNCKDVFIKSYGYNISVILNKKSIDKYPDLSYDSGDILKMKDFFPSGFGEPFDGDIKELNWK; this is translated from the coding sequence ATGAATAAAAAAATCAATAAACTTTTAAGTTATTTTGGGGTTAAGTTAATTCGAATAAAAAATAAACCAAATCTAGCTAAAGAGATAGTCGTAGAAAGCAGTGGCGCTACGCTAAATAGCACTGTTCAAGAACCTTACAATCAGCTGCCTTTTTCAGGGGAAGCATTAGAGAAACTTATCGCTAGTTTTAATTTTCAAACGGTCTTGGATATTGGCAGTGGAGAAGGAAAACATAGTGATGTTTTAAAAGCTAGAGGTAAAAAGGTGACTTCTATAGATTTTGGTAATTCCATTTATTTTGATAAGCGAACGGATAACCATACTTGCATTGTGGGAGATTATTATACTTATAATTTTGAAGAACCATTTGATGCTATTTGGGCATCACATGTTCTAGAACACCAACCCAATCCCAATTTGTTTTTAAAAAAAATATTCAGTGATTTAAAAGAAGGAGGTGTTTTGGCAATAACGGTACCACCTTTGAAACATGAAATTGTTGGTGGTCATGTAACTTTATGGAATGCAGGATTATTACTTTACCAATTAGTAATGGCTGGTTTTAACTGTAAAGATGTTTTTATCAAATCCTATGGATATAACATAAGTGTAATTTTAAATAAAAAAAGCATTGATAAATATCCTGACTTAAGTTATGATAGCGGTGATATTTTAAAAATGAAAGATTTTTTTCCTAGTGGTTTTGGTGAACCTTTTGATGGAGATATTAAAGAATTAAATTGGAAATAA